A segment of the Panacibacter ginsenosidivorans genome:
ACTGCAATCTAAAATGTTAAATGAAAAAAGTATTGGTGTTTCTTATAATGTTGATACAACATCAAATGCTTTGCTGAATATTGCACTTATTCAGTTGCATGGAGAAACAGCCGTTAAAGGGGGAGAGAACAGCGGACATATTTTACAACACACAAATATTGTGAGAGATTTTAAAACAGTACATGTTAATGAACAATCGCAGGGCGGCATTAGTCTTGATGTTCCAAAAGGCTTGTCGGCAAAGGACTGTAAGGTGATTGCTTATTTGCAGGATGCAAATGATCTGCATGTAAAAGCGGTTACAGAAAGCTTACTTCAGTAATAATTTTCATATGATAAACGTTGCAGATGCCTTATAACCGAACGATGAAAGGATTGCGACGCAACAGGTGATGCTATGAAAAGCAAATGCTGGTATCAAAAAATTATTCTCTTTTGATACCCAGCTTTTTCATTCTTGCTTCAAGCGTTGTAGGATTTAAACCCAATATTTTTGCTGCTCCTTTTTCGCCACTTACTTTCCAATTGGTTTTATTGAGCACAGCGATGATGTGATCTTTCTCTACATCTTCCATTTTGTGTTTTACATTGCTTTTAGCGGAAGAAGTTTTTATAGCAGGTAACCAATCGCCATGTTCTAAAATGCCATCACGACTTAATATCAATGCACGCTCTATAATATTTTCAAGTTCTCGAATATTGCCGGGCCAATCGTATTCCATCAACGCATCCATTGTTTTGGAAGGGATATGTGTGATCTTCTTCCCGATCTTTGCTTCATACTTCTGGCAGAAATGTTTTACCAGTAAAGGGATATCTTCTTTTCTTTCACGTAACGGCGGACTAATAATAGGAAACACATTAAGCCTGTAAAAAAGATCTTCGCGAAATTCTTTTTTCTCAATGGCCTGTTCAAGATTGCGGTTGGTGGCAGCAATAATGCGTGCATTTACTTTCATTGTTTTTGGATTGCCTAATCTTTCAAACTCACCTTCCTGTAAAATGCGCAATAGTTTTGACTGCAGATCGAAGGGGAGTTCTGCAATTTCATCCAAAAAAATGGTGCCACCATCTGCCAATTCAAAGCGGCCGATCTTTCTATCCATAGCGCCTGTGAACGCACCTTTTTCATGACCAAACAATTCGCTTTCTATAAGATTGGCAGGCAGGGTGGCACAGTTTACTTTTACCAATGGCCTTTTACTTCTGTTACTGATGTTGTGCACTGCACGTGCCAGTAATTCCTTACCTGTACCGGATTCGCCGAGAATCAAAACAGTTGCATCAGTGGCTGCTACCTGTTCTAGTTGTTGCAATATGCGATGAAATTTTTTGCTTTTACTTACGATCTCTTCAAAATTATAATTCACTTTTATTTCATCCTGCAGGTATTGGTTCTGCGCCTGCAAACGGACCTGTTCCTGTTCCATTAAAACCTTGTCGGTAATATCTATGAACATGGTGCGGGTAAATTGTCCGCCAATATCAGGATTTGACCACCATTGAATCCAGATTGGGTTGCCATTGTCCCGGCGGCGCAGTTCAAGTACCACGCCACTTGTGTCAGTGCCGCGGCCCACAGATGCAAAAGCTTCTTCCATGCGTCGTTGCGCATCTGGTGTATCAGGCGCCATTTTTTTTCCATAAGTGTAAGGAACTTCTTCAGGTTTTACGCCAAGAATGCGTAATGCGGCCCTGTTGGCTTTAATGAATTTTGAGTCAAGGCCTTCATGTACGTAAGCAATAGGTGCTTCTTCAAAGAGATCGCGGAAACGTTCTTCACTTTCTTTAAGTAAGATCTTAAGCTGAGCATTTGCTTCTTCCAGTTTCTTTTGCGCAGCAAGCCGGTCAAGTTCTGCACCAGCCCTGTTGGCAAATATTTTAAGAACAGCCGTTTGATTTTTCTCAAGCGTTATTGGGTTTGGGTCTACTGCAATGATATGCCCCATTACTTCACCTGTAGATGGGCTAAAGATGGGCACGCCTATGTAAGATTCGAGACCTTTTTCTTTAGGGAAATATTCCTGTAACTTACTGGATGTAAAATAATTTTCACCACGCATGATGATCTCGCATGGCGTGCCTGCTGTATCATATTCTACATTATCGAGGATTTGATCTTTATCAAGATAGCAGATGGAACGTAACCTTGTTTTCTCGTGGTTGGCACATTCTGTTATCAAGGCGTAACGCATGGAAAGTGTAAGTGTAATATATTTGGCAAGCTGTACAAAAAAATCTTTTCCAATTAATCCGGATGTGGCTTCGGAAATAGTCCTCAGTAATTCTTCTTCTAATTTTCTTTTGTGTATATCCCTTACAATACTGCAGGAATATTCTTTACCCTCAAACTCAATATAATTTCCGGTTATTTCCACATCATATACGTAACCCGTTTTGTGACGGTGCTGAGATTCCCAGGTTATTTTTTTTTCTTTCTTCAGTCTATTCCAAAATGCGGGGAAATCCATCATTAATGCAGTAGGATTAATATCTGTTACTTTTTTCTTTGTAAGTTCTTCTTTGGCATAACCTGTCATTTGGCAAGCCGTATCATTAACAAGGAAAATATTTTGTTTAGAGTCTACCCAAAATACAGCTTCATGGATATTTTCCATAGTAAAATGGGAGAGTAGCTGTTCCTTTTCAAACTCCTTAGAAGAATTTTTTTGCATAAAACGGATTAATAAAAATGGTTAGTTCGGCAGCTAAAGTTAAACAAAGGAATTTATAACTGTAATTTCAAATGAGTGTGTTATGCGCCTTGTGGTGCATTGGTATGAATTATTTATGGCAGGAAATTGTGTGCTGCGCAGTATTGGTTAATTCGGGACTGAGATATGCAATGCCCAAACCCATTCCTCTTACGATCAGCAGCGCACCCATTGCAGCAATAAACCAGGGCACTGCTTTTTTGATGGTGTTACGTACCGAGATGTTTATAAAAAATCCAAAATAAGAAAGTGCAAACATGGCAGGAAAAGTACCAAGCCCGAAAGACATCATAAAAAATGCAGCACCATCAACACTGCCTGTGCCCAGGGCGCCTGCTATAGCCAGGTATACAAGGCCGCAAGGCAAAAGCCCGTTTGCCATACCCAGCAGAAAAACACTTTTGAGAGAACTGTTGTTTATAAATTTTGAAACAAGCTGCTGCACAAATAAGTTTAGCTTATTAAAACTACGCAAATGAAAAAAGGAATATCTGAGCAATGATTGAATTGCTATCACCAGTATTACGCACCCGGCAATAATAGAGAACCACTGCTGAAAACCACCGAGATAAATTTGTCTGCCTGCCAATCCAAATATCGTTCCCAGCGTTGCGTAAGTAACAATGCGGCCGGTATTATATAAAACTATGGCAGTTATTTTTTTTAGTTGTGGCAGGTTTTGTGTTGGCAGCGAAAATGCAATGGCACCGCACATTCCCACGCAATGGAAACTGCTTAGCAGACCAATACTAAAAGCTGATATGAATATTTGCCAGCTCATTATTTCACTTCAACATTTTGTTCGGTGTAAAATTTTTCTTTACCAGATTCCCACGTAAGCTTTAGCAGGTATTTTGTTTTAGCCAGTTTATTTTTTGCAATAAGCATTGTTCCGCTGTCACTGATATTTAATGGGATCTTTCTATCGTTTGAGGCATTGTTTGCACAATAAAACCATGCCTCACCTGTAAGTGCAGCGCCGTTTAATTCCTTTGGCAATTGAATAGAAACATCTGCAATATCTTCTGTAACCTTTACCCCGCTTAGTTTGTTTGCATTAGTAACACCATCAATTTTATCCTGGTAACGGAGCTCTTCACCATAATAATCTTTTGAAACAAGTTCAAAATTTTGTTGCATGCATTTATATACAAGCGTTCCTATTAAAGTGCCGAACAGAATAAATACGATCAGCAATTTATTTCCCCAGGTCATACATTTCTATTTTAATATTTTATAAAAACTTTTTTGATAGCTATCTTTTGTACTGGTGGCATCGCCTGTTGTGTCACTCACTTGTACTTTTCAGCTTCGAGCGGCGAGGTATGAGCTTCGGGTCTTTTGCTCGTGACCCCCCGCTAAAAGCTCACAGCGTTTCTTCAGTACAAGAGTGCGACGCAAGGAACGATGCTCAAAGAACAAATGCCAGGCTCATTATTATCTTGTTCAGGAAATTAATCATCTTCAACAGGCCCCAAAAAACTTGTAGTGACAGTTGTGATTTTTTTGCCGGACTGATATAAACCAAGTTTCAATTCTGTCTTCCTGTTTTTTATTGATGACTCTGGCAATATTATAAAAAACGAACCGCTGCCCTGGCCTTCCTTTGCTACCGTAATAAAAGGCTTTCCTACAAGTTCCACTTTACCATCTGCATCTTCCAGCTGTACAGACATGTGCAGTTCATCAACTGTTTTATTGGCCAGTTTTATATTGTATAAATTAGAAATGCTATCATGGCCGCGTTCCTGGTAAAGTATACCAGGTGTGCGCATTACTGTTACATCAATATCTTTTCTCGTAAATAATATAGCTGATAAAATAATTACCACCACGCCGCATAATGCTGTGTACATTTTCATTCTTGGTGTGTAGCGCAAAGGCTCTCCGTTTGCAATACTGTTCTCACTTGCATAACGAATAAGGCCGCGTGGTTTGCCGATCTTATCCATGATATTATCACAGGCATCAATACAGGCAGTACAGCCAACACATTCAAGTTGCACGCCATTGCGAATATCGATACCCGTAGGGCAAACTTTCACACACTGAAAGCAATCAATGCAATCGCCATGAATTGTTTCTTCATTCTTTTTAGCAACACCTCTGGGTTCTCCACGCTTATAATCATATGCAACTATCATGGAATTTTTATCAAGCAACACACCCTGTAAACGGCCATAAGGACAAACTACTGTACATGCCTGCTCCCTGAAAAATGCATACACACCATAAAATACGGCACTGAAAATAAGTAATGCGCTAAAACCACCGACATGCTCAGAGATTGGTTCTGTAATAATTTTTTCTAATTCTTTTATGCCAATGATGTAAGAAAGAAAAAAGTTTGCAATGATGAATGACAGTAAATAAAACACCACATGTTTAAAAGTCTTTCTGGCTATTTTTTTCCCATTCCATGGTGCTTTTGCAAGCATTTTCTGTTGAGTTGCATCGCCTTCTATCCAATACTCGATCTTACGGAACATCATTTCCATAAAGTTTGTTTGTGGGCAGGCCCAACCACAAAACAATCTTCCAAATGATGCTGTAAAAAGAATAATGAAAAAAATGAATGTTATCATGCCAAGGCCGAGGATAAAGAAATCCTGTGGCCAGAAAACTTTTCCAAACAAAATAAATTTTGCCTGCGGAATATTAAACATGAATAATGGTCTGTCATTAACCTGCACAAAAGGCAACCCAAAGAAAACAATAAAATATACTAAGCTTAGCCATGTGCGCAGTCTGTAAAATTTTCCCTTTGGTTTCTGCGCATAGATCCAGTTACGTTTACCACCTGCATCTACTGTTGCAAGATGATCGCGAAAACTTTCTTTATTTTTTTTCTGTAAGTGATTTTCCATTGTTTAGTTTGCTGCTTGTGCCTGGCCCACAACTTTTACAGAGTCTTTTACCGGAGCCTCTTCATTATACAAATCGCCCTGCGGTTCTTTTGGATTGGCAGGTTTGGTGCCATGCAGAGATTTTATATAGCTTGCTATCTCTGCAAGTTGTACCGGGCTGAAATCAGCCTCCCATGATTTCATTCCTTTTTCAGGTACACCATATTTAATAGTTTTAAAAATATCTTTTATACCGCCTTTATGTAACCAGTAATCGTCAGTTAAATTAGGCCCAACCACACCCTGACCTTCGGGTCCATGGCAAGGTGCGCAGGTGCTGCTGAATATTTTTTTGCCTTCTCCCAAAGCAGCCCCATCTGTTAAAAGGGTTACTGAATTTTCATCAACTTTATTAGCGGCTTTCTTTAAATATTCTGCCTTTTCTTCATCAGCTTTTGCAACAGCAGCAAAGTATTCTTCCTGGCTGGATGGTGCAGTATGCGATACATTGGCGCGATAGAGATATACAGCTGCAAATACAATACAGATATAGAATCCATACAGCCACCATGGCGGCAAACGGTTATCCAGTTCGCGTATGCCATCATAGTCGTGGCCAAGATCAACTTCTTCATGTGCAGGTCTGAAATTGTTTATTTTTGCCCACCATTTTTTCCATATTGATTCTTTAGGGGCCCGTGCTTCTTCTGCTACAACTGAAATAATTTTTTCTTTTGCCAGCAGACCTTTCAGCGAAAATAACATAGCAGTTATCACTAGTATTTCCAATGCGATTACACCGATGATCGTATAAAATGAAAATGCTGACAGGCCACCGTAAGATGCTGCCGCCTCTTGTGCGGGTGCTGCAACATTCTGCGAAAAAGATATATAAGAGATTGTGCAGAATAATAATACCATTAAAGTTTTTGCGGGAATTATCGAATTCTTTTTTTCTTCTTTTTCTCTTTCTGCCTTGATCTGTGCAACATTAATTAATAAACGCCCCAGCATTACAATAGCAAGCAATAGCGCCCCAGCAACAACAATTAGTGAAACCGCTAAAGGATTATCTAACTGGGATGGTGGCGGCGGGCCTGCTGCAAATACATTTACCATTGCACATAATGCAAGTACACCTGTTAATGCGGTAGCTTTAAACAATTGTTTCCGGCCTGTTGGTTTCATTTTCAAAAAGTTTTCAGTTAATTATTTATTTCTGCTCCGTCTAATGGAATATGTTTCATTACATCGATCAGTTTTTTATCTGCACGCCATGCCCACAAACCCATCACCACAAAAAACACAAAGAAGATCATGAATGAGGACAAGCCAAAAATGTCTACACCCGTTATTTTTTCTAAATAGTTTATGAATTGCATTTGAATTTTTTTTAATGAACTTTTGAATAACTATTAAGCTTTCGTTGTGTCACTCACTTTTGCGTTCGGAACTATATGCAGCTGTTAGCCTTTAGCTGATAGCTAATCTTCAGTACAAGTGTGCGACGCAAGGAACGATGAACAAAGAGCTATAGCTGGCTATAAAAAATACTTGCTATTTATTTTCTGCAACCTGTTTTGATTCTGCTTTAATATCTGTTCCAACTCTTTGCAGGTATGCTATCAGCGCAATTATTTCGCTGTTGGCAGGTGCATTAAGTTTATCTTTTTTAAGATCAGCTTTTATTTTATTTGCCTGCGCTATAAGATCAGTGTTTGCCTGCAGATCATAACCGGGTGCATAAGGCACTCCTAATGTTTGCATGGCCCTTATTTTGGCAGGAGTAGAGCCTGTATCAAGTTTATTATCCATCAACCACGGATAAGAAGGCATAATAGAACCCGGCGACATACTTCTTGGATCGAACATGTGGTTGTAATGCCAGCTATCAGGATATTTGCCTCCGATACGTGCAAGATCAGGCCCTGTTCTTTTACTGCCCCACTGGAAAGGGTGATCATAAATAAATTCACCGGCTTTACTATACTCTCCATAACGCGCCACTTCATCTCTGAAAGGGCGGATCATTTGTGAGTGACAGGTATAACAACCTTCACGAACATAAATATCGCGGCCCTGTAATTCAAGTGGCGTATAGGGTTTAACTGATGCAATGGTTGGTACATTGCTCTTGATAAGAAATGTAGGAACAATTTCAAGAATACCACCAATAGCAACTGCTATTAAGCTAAACACTAACATTTGTACAGGTTTTCTTTCTATCCAGCGATGCCAATGCTCTTTGCCATGTGCCTTAATTACTTTTGGTAATGGTGCGGCTTCAGCAGCTTCATCTGCAACAAGACTTCCTGCTTTAATTGTTTTGTACACATTATAGATCATGATGAATACACCAATAAGGTATAAGGTGCCACCAGTGCTTCTTGCCATGTATTCGGGAAGAATGTTGGTAACTGTTTCGAGGAATTGAAATTTCAATTGTCCTTCTTCTGTAAAGGTCTTCCACATCATGCTTTGTGTAAAGCCTGCCCAATACAATGGCACTACATAAAGAACTATCCCTATAGTACCGATCCAGAAATGTGTATTAGCTAATTTCTTTGAGTAAAGCGGTGTTTTGAAAATTTTTGGAATGATCCAATAGATAACACCAAAGGTTAAGAAGCCATTCCAGCCAAGTGCACCAACGTGTACGTGCGCAATAATCCAGTCTGTAAAGTGTGCAATAGCGTTTACATTCTTAAGGCTTAACATCGGGCCTTCAAAAGTTGCCATACCATAACAGGTTACAGCAACCACCATGAACTTCAAAATAGGGTCTTCTCTTACTTTATCCCACGCACCTCTTAGTGTAAACAATCCATTTAACATGCCGCCCCAGCTTGGTGCAATAAGCATTACGCTGAATACCACACCAAGACTTTGTGCCCAATCAGGTAACGCTGTGTATAATAAGTGGTGCGGGCCAGCCCAGATATAAATAAATATCAGTGCCCAGAAGTGAACGATTGATAAACGATAGCTGTAAACCGGTCTGTTAGCGGCTTTGGGAAGAAAGTAATACATCAATCCCAGGTAAGGCGTAGTTAAGAAAAATGCTACTGCATTATGCCCATACCACCATTGCACTAATGCATCCTGCACGCCTGCATACCAGCTATAGCTTTTAAAAAAGGAAACAGGTAATTCAAATGAGTTTACAATATGCAGCATTGCAACAGTAACCCAGGTTGCGATATAAAACCAGATGGCAACATACAAATGACTTTCCCTGCGTTTAAGAATTGTACCAAACATATTTACCCCAAACACAACCCATACAATGGTAATAGCAATATCAATGGGCCATTCCAGTTCTGCATATTCCTTACCTGTTGTATAACCCATTAATAAAGTAATGGCCGCAGAAACAATAATCAATTGCCAACCCCAGAAATGAATTTTGCTTAGCTTATCGCTAAACATCCTTGCTTTACATAAACGCTGTAATGAATAATATACACCCATAAAAATACCATTGCCTACAAAAGCAAATATTACCGCATTGGTATGTACCGGTCTAACTCTTCCGAATGAAGTTGCTGCAGTATCAAGATTAGCAGCAGGAAAGAAAAGCTGAATAGATGCAAAAAGACCTGCAAGCATGCCTACTACGCCCCAGAAAAGCGTGGCATACACAAACATCTTTACTATCTTATTATCATAGTAAAATCTTTCAGTTGCAACAGGCTGGTCATTTAGTGCTGATGGTGTGAAATAAGCTGACATTAATCGATTTTTTTATTTTGGTTTTTAGAAACTGGTGCATCATCAAATAATATTCTTAAAGGGGGACTTTCTTCATCATCAAACTGGCCTTTTTTTATGCTCCATAGAAATGCGATCAGAAAAATGGCTGCTACTGTAATACTTGCAATCAGTAAAATGATAATAACACTCATGCTTATTTTATATGCATCAAATGTAGAATGCGGTGGCTGTGCTGTTTTTGACGTTACTCAACCTGTCTTATGATTGTTGTCATGTTTTTGAATGTATTGTATAAGAAAGTTTATGTGCCCGGCTGTAAAACAATGCGAAACAACTGTTGCGTCGCACACTTGTGCGGAAGAATATATAGCAACAGTGAAAAGTCAAAAGTGAGAAGGGAAAGGGGTTTTCAATTTGGCTTTTACTTTTCACTTGCTTAATAAAGTTCCGAACGTAAAAGTGAGTGACACAACATGCGATGCCACAACAATTGAAAGCTGGTAGCAAAATATTATTACTCCTTATTTTGTTTGGTGAGGTTCATTTTCCATGCTGCAACATTGCTTGCGCCAAATGTTACCAGTAAAATACTAAGGCTGCTTGCGGGCATAAGAATAGCAGCGATCATAGGAGAGAGGTTGCCCTGTACGGCAAAATATATTCCTATAATATTATACAGTATCGAGATTGCGAAACTTGCCAGCACTATTTTTTTATTGATCTTGCATAATTGAATAAACTTATACAGCTTTGGTAATTCGTCTGCTTCGAGAATCGCATCGCTGGCCGGTGTAAAATTGTTGCTGTGATCACTAATAGCAATTCCAACATCTGCCTGTTTCAATGCGCCTGCATCATTTAATCCATCGCCAAGCATCATTACTTTCTTAACCGCTCTTTGTAATTTTTTTATTTTCTCCAGCTTATCATCCGGGCCTTGCTGAAAGGAAAGTTCAGTCTCACTGCCAAATATTTTGTTGAGCGCAGCTCTTTCACTGTCATTATCGCCACTTAAAACAGAAAGGCCATATTTATTTTTAAGTTTTGTGATAAGGGATGGAATGTTATTGCGGTAATGATTTCTGAAAATAAATTTCCCCATCACTTTTTCTTTTACGGAAACATATACTGCGGAGCTTTCATTGTTAGTATTATCCCCCGTTACAAATTTTCGTGAGCCAACGGAAATCAAATCTCCATCCACAATGCCTTCAATGCCATAACCGGGTATTTCAGAAAAATCTTTTAAAGGCATTTTTGATGGGCTATTCAAATAAGAAAACACTGCTTTACTCATAGGGTGCGTGGATTGTGCGGCCAGCGTTGCGATCTTATTTTTCAAACGGCCGGAAAGGTATTCGCCTTTGTAGTCGATATCTGCACCAGCGCCGGTTGTAAGCGTTCCTGTTTTGTCAAAAACAATATGCTCAACATTGGCTATTTCTTCTATTACCTGTGCATTGCGCAGATAAAATTTATTGCGGCCAAGAATGCGTAAAATATTTCCGTTGGTAAAAGTGTTGCTTAATAAAAGTGCACATGGGCAGGCAATAATAAGCACAGCAGTAACTGCAGGCCATATTTTTGAGACGTCATTAAAATACCAGAATATTGCGGTAGCCAATGCTATAGAGAAAACGATCCAGGTGAAATACCTGCTTAGCAAATGCACGAATGATAACTGCTTTGTATTCTTGTCTTCCTTTATCTCATCGCGGTTCCAGAGTTTTGTGAGGTAGCTTTGCGCCACTTCTTTTATTACCAGTATTTCAATATTTGCGCCGGTTTGTTTTCCCCCGGCATAAACAATTTCACCCATTTCTTTTTGTATGGGTAAACTTTCGCCTGTTACAAAACTGTAATCAATAAATGCACGGCCGCGGGTTAGTATGCCATCTGCCGGAATCAATTCTTCATTATGAATTAGCAGGGTGTCATTTAGTTTTATATCGGGCAATGCAACTGTCTCTTCCATAGCAAGTACAAGTTTGGTAACGGCTATGGGAAAATAAGATGTATAATCTCTTTCAAAACTTAATTGCTCATAAGTTTTATCCTGCAATATCCTGCCAATCAGCATAAAAAAAACAATGCCGGACATACTATCAAAGTAGCCACTTCCTGTGTTGGTAAATACTTCATACAGGCTTCTGCCAAAAGTTACCCAAACTGCCAGCACTATTGGGGCATCTATGTTTAAGAATTTATGGCGCAAGCTCTTCCAGGCGCTGATATAAAATTCTGACGCACTATAAAAGAAAACAGGTAAACTTAAGATCACATTAAGAATGCGGAATAAACTAAGCAGATCCTGTTCTTTAGCAT
Coding sequences within it:
- the ccoN gene encoding cytochrome-c oxidase, cbb3-type subunit I, encoding MSAYFTPSALNDQPVATERFYYDNKIVKMFVYATLFWGVVGMLAGLFASIQLFFPAANLDTAATSFGRVRPVHTNAVIFAFVGNGIFMGVYYSLQRLCKARMFSDKLSKIHFWGWQLIIVSAAITLLMGYTTGKEYAELEWPIDIAITIVWVVFGVNMFGTILKRRESHLYVAIWFYIATWVTVAMLHIVNSFELPVSFFKSYSWYAGVQDALVQWWYGHNAVAFFLTTPYLGLMYYFLPKAANRPVYSYRLSIVHFWALIFIYIWAGPHHLLYTALPDWAQSLGVVFSVMLIAPSWGGMLNGLFTLRGAWDKVREDPILKFMVVAVTCYGMATFEGPMLSLKNVNAIAHFTDWIIAHVHVGALGWNGFLTFGVIYWIIPKIFKTPLYSKKLANTHFWIGTIGIVLYVVPLYWAGFTQSMMWKTFTEEGQLKFQFLETVTNILPEYMARSTGGTLYLIGVFIMIYNVYKTIKAGSLVADEAAEAAPLPKVIKAHGKEHWHRWIERKPVQMLVFSLIAVAIGGILEIVPTFLIKSNVPTIASVKPYTPLELQGRDIYVREGCYTCHSQMIRPFRDEVARYGEYSKAGEFIYDHPFQWGSKRTGPDLARIGGKYPDSWHYNHMFDPRSMSPGSIMPSYPWLMDNKLDTGSTPAKIRAMQTLGVPYAPGYDLQANTDLIAQANKIKADLKKDKLNAPANSEIIALIAYLQRVGTDIKAESKQVAENK
- a CDS encoding sigma-54-dependent Fis family transcriptional regulator, encoding MQKNSSKEFEKEQLLSHFTMENIHEAVFWVDSKQNIFLVNDTACQMTGYAKEELTKKKVTDINPTALMMDFPAFWNRLKKEKKITWESQHRHKTGYVYDVEITGNYIEFEGKEYSCSIVRDIHKRKLEEELLRTISEATSGLIGKDFFVQLAKYITLTLSMRYALITECANHEKTRLRSICYLDKDQILDNVEYDTAGTPCEIIMRGENYFTSSKLQEYFPKEKGLESYIGVPIFSPSTGEVMGHIIAVDPNPITLEKNQTAVLKIFANRAGAELDRLAAQKKLEEANAQLKILLKESEERFRDLFEEAPIAYVHEGLDSKFIKANRAALRILGVKPEEVPYTYGKKMAPDTPDAQRRMEEAFASVGRGTDTSGVVLELRRRDNGNPIWIQWWSNPDIGGQFTRTMFIDITDKVLMEQEQVRLQAQNQYLQDEIKVNYNFEEIVSKSKKFHRILQQLEQVAATDATVLILGESGTGKELLARAVHNISNRSKRPLVKVNCATLPANLIESELFGHEKGAFTGAMDRKIGRFELADGGTIFLDEIAELPFDLQSKLLRILQEGEFERLGNPKTMKVNARIIAATNRNLEQAIEKKEFREDLFYRLNVFPIISPPLRERKEDIPLLVKHFCQKYEAKIGKKITHIPSKTMDALMEYDWPGNIRELENIIERALILSRDGILEHGDWLPAIKTSSAKSNVKHKMEDVEKDHIIAVLNKTNWKVSGEKGAAKILGLNPTTLEARMKKLGIKRE
- a CDS encoding sulfite exporter TauE/SafE family protein, whose product is MSWQIFISAFSIGLLSSFHCVGMCGAIAFSLPTQNLPQLKKITAIVLYNTGRIVTYATLGTIFGLAGRQIYLGGFQQWFSIIAGCVILVIAIQSLLRYSFFHLRSFNKLNLFVQQLVSKFINNSSLKSVFLLGMANGLLPCGLVYLAIAGALGTGSVDGAAFFMMSFGLGTFPAMFALSYFGFFINISVRNTIKKAVPWFIAAMGALLIVRGMGLGIAYLSPELTNTAQHTISCHK
- a CDS encoding FixH family protein — its product is MTWGNKLLIVFILFGTLIGTLVYKCMQQNFELVSKDYYGEELRYQDKIDGVTNANKLSGVKVTEDIADVSIQLPKELNGAALTGEAWFYCANNASNDRKIPLNISDSGTMLIAKNKLAKTKYLLKLTWESGKEKFYTEQNVEVK
- the ccoS gene encoding cbb3-type cytochrome oxidase assembly protein CcoS is translated as MSVIIILLIASITVAAIFLIAFLWSIKKGQFDDEESPPLRILFDDAPVSKNQNKKID
- a CDS encoding CcoQ/FixQ family Cbb3-type cytochrome c oxidase assembly chaperone codes for the protein MQFINYLEKITGVDIFGLSSFMIFFVFFVVMGLWAWRADKKLIDVMKHIPLDGAEINN
- a CDS encoding cbb3-type cytochrome c oxidase N-terminal domain-containing protein is translated as MKPTGRKQLFKATALTGVLALCAMVNVFAAGPPPPSQLDNPLAVSLIVVAGALLLAIVMLGRLLINVAQIKAEREKEEKKNSIIPAKTLMVLLFCTISYISFSQNVAAPAQEAAASYGGLSAFSFYTIIGVIALEILVITAMLFSLKGLLAKEKIISVVAEEARAPKESIWKKWWAKINNFRPAHEEVDLGHDYDGIRELDNRLPPWWLYGFYICIVFAAVYLYRANVSHTAPSSQEEYFAAVAKADEEKAEYLKKAANKVDENSVTLLTDGAALGEGKKIFSSTCAPCHGPEGQGVVGPNLTDDYWLHKGGIKDIFKTIKYGVPEKGMKSWEADFSPVQLAEIASYIKSLHGTKPANPKEPQGDLYNEEAPVKDSVKVVGQAQAAN
- the ccoG gene encoding cytochrome c oxidase accessory protein CcoG, encoding MENHLQKKNKESFRDHLATVDAGGKRNWIYAQKPKGKFYRLRTWLSLVYFIVFFGLPFVQVNDRPLFMFNIPQAKFILFGKVFWPQDFFILGLGMITFIFFIILFTASFGRLFCGWACPQTNFMEMMFRKIEYWIEGDATQQKMLAKAPWNGKKIARKTFKHVVFYLLSFIIANFFLSYIIGIKELEKIITEPISEHVGGFSALLIFSAVFYGVYAFFREQACTVVCPYGRLQGVLLDKNSMIVAYDYKRGEPRGVAKKNEETIHGDCIDCFQCVKVCPTGIDIRNGVQLECVGCTACIDACDNIMDKIGKPRGLIRYASENSIANGEPLRYTPRMKMYTALCGVVVIILSAILFTRKDIDVTVMRTPGILYQERGHDSISNLYNIKLANKTVDELHMSVQLEDADGKVELVGKPFITVAKEGQGSGSFFIILPESSIKNRKTELKLGLYQSGKKITTVTTSFLGPVEDD
- a CDS encoding heavy metal translocating P-type ATPase: MDQQTIHQQTTCYHCGEDCGKNPLVAYGKNFCCEGCKMVYGILNTNGLCDYYSISKNPGSNRKVVVRKDKFNFLNDEKIQRSLLDYTDKTQSHVTFYLPQIHCSSCLWLLENLHRLNEHIISSKVNFVKKEVSIIFNHTGISLKQVAELLTSIGYEPYISFNDMKKAKPGLNRSKIYKLGVAGFCFANIMLLSFPEYLGIDAKEQDLLSLFRILNVILSLPVFFYSASEFYISAWKSLRHKFLNIDAPIVLAVWVTFGRSLYEVFTNTGSGYFDSMSGIVFFMLIGRILQDKTYEQLSFERDYTSYFPIAVTKLVLAMEETVALPDIKLNDTLLIHNEELIPADGILTRGRAFIDYSFVTGESLPIQKEMGEIVYAGGKQTGANIEILVIKEVAQSYLTKLWNRDEIKEDKNTKQLSFVHLLSRYFTWIVFSIALATAIFWYFNDVSKIWPAVTAVLIIACPCALLLSNTFTNGNILRILGRNKFYLRNAQVIEEIANVEHIVFDKTGTLTTGAGADIDYKGEYLSGRLKNKIATLAAQSTHPMSKAVFSYLNSPSKMPLKDFSEIPGYGIEGIVDGDLISVGSRKFVTGDNTNNESSAVYVSVKEKVMGKFIFRNHYRNNIPSLITKLKNKYGLSVLSGDNDSERAALNKIFGSETELSFQQGPDDKLEKIKKLQRAVKKVMMLGDGLNDAGALKQADVGIAISDHSNNFTPASDAILEADELPKLYKFIQLCKINKKIVLASFAISILYNIIGIYFAVQGNLSPMIAAILMPASSLSILLVTFGASNVAAWKMNLTKQNKE